In a genomic window of Curtobacterium sp. MCBD17_035:
- a CDS encoding nitroreductase family protein yields MELIEAIRRRRTTNGAFLPDPVSEEHQRLLIELAGRAPSQLNSQPWRFVLVEERPTIERIAAISGSSMTRTMAEGTFFERYKPYFRFSKAEMEARRDGMLFDKLPAPLRPFTKQVFTPRGQKLMNTLRVPQTLGEENRKLVAGSPLLMGVMLDRHEYRHEETNAFYSVFSMGAAMENIWLATTQLGMGIQFVSFPMEIPSAWAEVEDVLGVPDDLELMAVFRLGYLPPERRRPAIDWVSNERKRPSQYVFRGTCRTPQTGWDDAPLVTPIEDDPAADATTSGRDAS; encoded by the coding sequence GTGGAGCTCATCGAGGCGATCAGACGGCGACGGACGACGAACGGGGCGTTCCTGCCCGATCCCGTCTCCGAGGAACACCAGCGTCTGCTGATCGAGCTCGCCGGGCGCGCGCCCTCGCAGCTCAACAGCCAGCCGTGGCGGTTCGTGCTCGTCGAGGAGCGACCGACGATCGAGCGGATCGCCGCGATCAGCGGCTCGTCGATGACGCGGACGATGGCCGAGGGCACGTTCTTCGAGCGGTACAAGCCGTACTTCCGGTTCTCGAAGGCCGAGATGGAGGCCCGGCGCGACGGGATGCTGTTCGACAAGCTGCCCGCGCCGCTCCGACCGTTCACGAAGCAGGTGTTCACGCCCCGCGGCCAGAAGCTCATGAACACGCTGCGGGTGCCGCAGACCCTCGGCGAGGAGAACCGGAAGCTCGTCGCGGGATCGCCGCTGCTCATGGGGGTGATGCTCGACCGGCACGAGTACCGGCACGAGGAGACGAACGCGTTCTACTCCGTGTTCAGCATGGGCGCGGCGATGGAGAACATCTGGCTCGCCACGACCCAGCTCGGCATGGGCATCCAGTTCGTGTCGTTCCCGATGGAGATCCCGAGCGCCTGGGCCGAGGTCGAGGACGTCCTCGGGGTGCCGGACGACCTCGAGCTCATGGCCGTGTTCCGGCTCGGGTACCTGCCGCCCGAGCGCCGCCGCCCCGCGATCGACTGGGTGTCGAACGAGCGGAAGCGGCCGTCGCAGTACGTGTTCCGCGGGACGTGTCGCACGCCGCAGACGGGCTGGGACGACGCACCGCTCGTGACGCCGATCGAGGACGACCCGGCGGCCGACGCGACGACCTCGGGGAGGGACGCGTCGTGA
- a CDS encoding DUF2071 domain-containing protein — MTGGAPVLTTAPALPGRAFIRQGWHDVVFLHWRVDVSAVAPLLPAGLRPDTMGADGVDDGVTTWVGLIGFRFTDTAFPPLAPMRRLGTFVEVNVRVYTVDDRGRHGVVFLSLDAGRFLPAVAARAMLGLPYHWAHAATRWGVDGTRGRGAAAGRHGAGGRVAYAMRRHGSSARSRFAVHVGAPIAEPSPLEQFLTARWGMHVHRFGATRFWPNEHPAWPLHHARAESVHDDLMGEVGLPRSLADVPPDSVLWSPGVTTSFARGTN, encoded by the coding sequence GTGACGGGGGGCGCTCCCGTCCTGACGACCGCCCCGGCACTGCCCGGCCGCGCGTTCATCCGGCAGGGGTGGCACGACGTCGTGTTCCTGCACTGGCGGGTCGACGTGTCGGCCGTGGCCCCGCTCCTCCCGGCCGGCCTCCGACCGGACACCATGGGCGCGGACGGCGTCGACGACGGGGTGACCACCTGGGTCGGCCTCATCGGGTTCCGGTTCACGGACACCGCATTCCCGCCGCTCGCGCCGATGCGGCGGCTCGGGACGTTCGTCGAGGTCAACGTGCGGGTCTACACGGTCGACGACCGGGGGCGGCACGGCGTCGTGTTCCTGTCGCTGGACGCGGGCCGGTTCCTCCCGGCGGTCGCGGCGCGGGCGATGCTCGGGCTGCCGTACCACTGGGCGCACGCGGCGACGCGGTGGGGCGTGGACGGGACGCGCGGCCGGGGTGCCGCCGCTGGCCGACACGGCGCGGGCGGTCGCGTGGCGTACGCGATGCGGCGCCACGGGTCCTCGGCGCGCTCGCGGTTCGCCGTGCACGTCGGTGCGCCCATCGCCGAACCGTCACCGCTCGAGCAGTTCCTGACCGCCCGGTGGGGCATGCACGTCCACCGCTTCGGGGCGACCCGGTTCTGGCCGAACGAGCACCCGGCCTGGCCCCTGCACCACGCGAGGGCCGAGTCGGTGCACGACGACCTGATGGGCGAGGTCGGGCTGCCGCGCTCGCTCGCCGACGTCCCGCCGGACTCCGTGCTGTGGTCGCCCGGTGTGACGACGTCGTTCGCCCGCGGGACAAACTAG